From the genome of Trypanosoma brucei brucei TREU927 chromosome 11 chr11_scaffold01 genomic scaffold, whole genome shotgun sequence:
TGGGGGCCTGGTTAAGGAGGATGTACACGCATGCGGTGAAACTACGGACAAGGCAATTAAAAATTTCCTAGAGCCACAGTCGTTAAAAACGTCACTATCAGAAgcatacaaaaaaacaggTGAAAAAACTGCAGAGAAgcaagcagaggaggaaataaacaaGGCAACAGATAAAGCTAAAGCCACAGCTGACGACCTAAAAGCCATACTAGAGAAGGTGGAAATACCAAAACTTAAGGATGGAGAAATTACCACCAAAACGCTAAAGCAACTAAACTATAACGTCGACGACACAGCAAACCTCCTAAGCAGTTTGTTGCAGCTTAAGGCAAAGTCAGAAGCAAGCACAAGCTGCCCTAAGTTTGACCCCAAAGAAGATGGGAAAAGCTCGACAGAAACAGATGAAACTTGTGAAACTAAAGGCACAGGAGCCGACTGCAAAGATGGCTGCAAAGTGGAGGGTAcagacgaaaataaaaagtgcgTAAATGATCCGGATTACAGACCGAAACAGGTAGAGGCGACAAAAATGTtggaagaaaggaatgcaaggacaaaaaacagaaagattGAATTGGAAATTAAAAATGAGATGGTAGTGCCttcaaagattccagtttcctTGTCAATAAGAAGTACGCTCTGATGGCTGAAGGTTTCATGAGCTTGGTAGCATTTTAGCATTTATAATTATAAAGATATTTTCTTAACTTTATAAAATTTATCAAACTTTACTATTTTGATAaaattttaacacttttgtaaaATCTTTGCAAAATGTGTAAATTAGGAAAAAATTGGAAATATACGAAACTCATAAAGACtattaaaaatataaataaaatatttacAAAGGTGGcatataaatacaaaaatggTAGGGTAATATGAAATAACAAATGAGTAATATTCTAATTTGATTATTTTCCTTATTATATTGATATTATTTActgcaacaataataattgtagaagagtgttgtgagtgtgtatatattaatattataagAGCAGTGGTGTTAACAAAATGTGCTGCTCAAATATAAGAATTTTAAACAACTTCAAAAGTGCAATGGGGTAAGTGAATTAGTGGTACAGTAACTACGACATTTTGTGGGATAACGCGGTAAATgttattaaagaaaaagcagaaaacaagGAGAAGTGTGCGCAATAGACTCTGCGGAGTTTCAAACGCAAATATGGTAAGTCACACCAACCTCATACAAAAAGAGGTGACGACGGGGTACAATGAAGTAGAAATAGAATCCAGTGTACCGATGAGATGTTTTCGGCATTTAATAAGTAGTAGCCCTCACAGTAGAGAAAAGTGGAATGAAAATGCGCAAAGAAATGAAGTAATACTTGACGGAGAAAAGCATGTAAGAAATGTAACATAAGGGCATTGCGCTCTATATTTCACAAAAAATTGGATAGAAAAATAATTGTAGAATGATGAACACTCTGATTTTTGATGTGATTCCAAATCACACCATCAAGATGGGAAAAAGCAGGAACATGAAGAAGGGATTGGGTACGTTTGAGGTAGTTTAGAGGTTTTCTTCTCATTAGgcatagtaataataaacaagacttgtgagcagcagcacaatAGTATGGAGGGATAATTTTAAAGCTAGAACTACTAATAGATACctgaaaacaacagaaaaagaagaatagaaACTTTAAAACTGCTTACAACACTGCACATATCATGTAGGAAGAATTAATAGGGATACTTTTCTACCTCCGTGGTGGTATACTGGTCAGACGATAATTTCTTCCAAAGAACGAGCATTCCGTATAAGACTTGTCGGCAACGAGGTGCTAAGAGCACGAGTTAATAGAAAAAAGCTTCGGAAACAGACTTTGTGAACACAAATTACTTGACCGTAACCGAAGTCAAAGCAGGGTTGTAAAGAAtacagaaaagaagtaaacaaacaatcgTTTCCGCGACAAACAGTAGAGTTACTTGGTTAATCAAAGTGAAATCATATCGATCAAATAAGAAGATGATAGAAAATATTGATAGTTATAAATTTTAAATTATAAGTGCTTTAGATGTAGAGGGACTTTTAGTTTGTTGTAGAAAAGGGTGTCTAGTGTTACAGTGGAATATCTGAGGAATTTAATAATGTGGCAGCAGAAAAATAGATCAGCGTGCTGTAAAAGAATATAAAATTGGAATTTAAACTCTAAGGATAATACGTTTCAAGGAAAAAGCATAGAAATACATAATAATCACAATGTAGTGCCCAGGTGTGCGACCTGTACAGCAAGCAGTAAGCAATTGATTTTTCCAAACCAACACGGCTCCCACAATGACCTCAAGAAAAGCCAAACTAGAAACAGAGTATGACGACGGTGTTGTTAGCAGTAGAAGCAGTTGTGTTAGTGACAACAATATTTGGGGGTGCAGCCGAGACTTCCATAGAAGCAGCCAATTCCCCCTGTAGTGAAGTAAAGTACCTTGAGAAGCTCATCATGCACTTTGAAGGCCAGATTTCTCAAGCGCGGCAACGGGCGTCAGAATTAAGCGACGACTATTCTCTCCTAACGCTGGCAGCAGCATGTGACCCAAGCGAGACAAAAGCAGCACAATACACGGCAATCGCAGCACAGACAAAGGAGGCAGAATACGAACAACGGGCAGAGCTAACCAAGCACGAGCAAGCAATCAAAGGACTTCTAGACACGCTGAAATCGCGAGCAGAGCAAACCAGAGCTTTGCTGCACGCGGAGCATGCAAAGTTGACACCAGGGACAGCGACAGCTAGCCAGACATCGCAGCCGGGTGTCTCAACCAACAGCGACGAACAATGCACGGTACCAACAACGCAGCCAAGTGCGAAACCGGATACGTGCGACACAGAAGCCGGCAGCGGCGATCATGTAGACGCGGCGGTGGCCGAGCTTCCGACACTAAAAAATATCAAGCTTGTTCCAGACAGCAGCTTTTTACCGCCGGCGTACGACATTGTCGTAGCCGGAGTCGGCAACCTAGGGTCTGGGGGAAAGCTATCGGAGTACAAAGGGGCAGCATGTGCTGCGCCGGCCGACAACACCAAAGTTTACGGCAGCTTGACTAGAGCTCTTGGCATCAAATCGATCACGAAGAAAGCAGCGGCCGCCGAGGCGACAGTCAGCCAGCAGCTGTGCGCTTCACCCGACGGCA
Proteins encoded in this window:
- a CDS encoding variant surface glycoprotein; translation: MTTVLLAVEAVVLVTTIFGGAAETSIEAANSPCSEVKYLEKLIMHFEGQISQARQRASELSDDYSLLTLAAACDPSETKAAQYTAIAAQTKEAEYEQRAELTKHEQAIKGLLDTLKSRAEQTRALLHAEHAKLTPGTATASQTSQPGVSTNSDEQCTVPTTQPSAKPDTCDTEAGSGDHVDAAVAELPTLKNIKLVPDSSFLPPAYDIVVAGVGNLGSGGKLSEYKGAACAAPADNTKVYGSLTRALGIKSITKKAAAAEATVSQQLCASPDGSGDCVDTSADTKSHLQTQKKVANAICQHKAATIKIFERPIRKSKATLASEGSMRALSQLLKKGKVNTKEEPTSQTEAVKALLPAGESTLTADLVDPLENEEITYDKDNNPVKTMIKDANKAGKLATTLAFCFGRQQRRKSAITAQKEVSDTKTEKKCKDTEKNKCTADKDCEYSEGKCKLKEGVKVEGNDKKTANTTGSNSFVIKKTPLLLEF